One region of Miscanthus floridulus cultivar M001 chromosome 19, ASM1932011v1, whole genome shotgun sequence genomic DNA includes:
- the LOC136526266 gene encoding protein gar2-like → MWLYSDPSDLDRVLPEDLLDDEVWSRLGRVLQLKPKERVEGKPMPFNSSIVSSLGLGNYKSRSHLPKGPEGVAKQAAQKEAADARKKKKAKVAHWKYKKEKEIARRVKAGERKSDVESELESVDPTDVDDMVFSEEEEIREVVVTSVERRDPTTMSASDEQEAARRAVASAVRKRTASANAIGERAAKRTRSPCPLVASSVPSPLVADAAEQAGRSEEQTGTCASLGQVTTRDSQPGEAPPALDAVEQAEWSKEQTSARALCDS, encoded by the exons ATGTGGCTGTACAGCGACCCGTCGGACCTAGACCGCGTGTTGCCAGAGGATCTGTTggacgacgaggtctggagtcgccttggccgggtgctgcagctgaagcccaaagagagggtcgaaGGGAAGCCCATGCCTTTCAACTCCTCGATCGTGTCCAgcctg GGGCTTGGGAACTACAAGTCCCGgtcgcaccttcccaagggtccAGAGGGCGTGGCCAAGCAGGCCGctcagaaggaggcggcagacgctaggaagaagaagaaggccaaggTGGCCCACTGGAAgtataagaaggagaaggagattgccCGGCGTGTGAAGGCCGGGGAGAGGAAGAGCGACGTCGAGTCCGAGCTCGAGTCGGTGGATCCCACGGATGTGGACGACatggttttctccgaggaggaggaaattcgggaggtcgttgtgacctcggtggagcgtcgCGACCCCACGACGATGTCCGCTAGTGATGAGCAGGAGGCCGCGCGGCGCGCGGTGGCTTCCGCGGTGAGGAAGCGCACGGCAAGCGCGAACGCCATCGGCGAACGGGCGGcaaagcggacgcggtcaccgtgCCCTTTGGTGGCATCGTCGGTCCCATCGCCGCTTGTAGCGGATGCGGCCGAGCAAGCCGGGCGGTCCGAGGAGCAGACTGGCACCTGTGCATCGCTGGGACAGGTGACAACGCGCGACTCGCAGCCAGGGGAGGCCCCGCCTGCCTTGGACGCGGTCGAGCAAGCCGAGTGGTCTAAGGAGCAGACTAGCGCCCGCGCGTTGTGCGACTCGTAG
- the LOC136527019 gene encoding uncharacterized protein has product MRFFKGSKVEVLQEAEVPFGSWRPGEIISGNGHTYLVRYDESPVDSSVAVERVPRRLMRPRPPANDPVRWSLGSILEAFDNYSWKVAEVVRVLGKNQYLVRLLGSSLELSAHASDLRLRKLWLDDRWVVTQKYSARCLDGGAFRGRSKDGNVDHNHNFRMDSRIQLENQNAFEGDTSRGIKRKSSAMSTHPQCKQITKRLRTPNREGRYSELVDRGFFPLAEKVDAVDSPCFMLGGKYMDASHKGHTRTTEEFSDTESISSSVGSSSPNSTPHRSQYYNLVYQSGDTCSRTDDDEASTSERETSEHDNDGSREETHLLEETHLLELHAYRSTMLALYACGSISWEQEALLTNLRLTLNISTDEHLAELRSLVTHAVTSR; this is encoded by the exons ATGAGATTCTTCAAGGGGAGCAAGGTGGAGGTACTGCAGGAGGCAGAGGTGCCATTTGGTTCGTGGAGGCCTGGTGAGATCATCTCCGGCAATGGACACACCTACCTGGTGAGATATGATGAAAGCCCCGTTGACTCTAGCGTGGCTGTTGAAAGGGTGCCAAGAAGGTTGATGAGACCTCGCCCTCCTGCGAATGATCCTGTACGCTGGAGTTTGGGTAGTATTCTTGAGGCCTTTGACAACTACTCGTGGAAGGTTGCTGAGGTGGTGAGAGTGCTCGGAAAGAATCAATATCTAGTCAGGCTCCTTGGGTCTTCGCTGGAGTTGAGTGCACATGCATCGGATCTTCGATTGAGGAAGCTTTGGCTAGATGACAGATGGGTTGTGACTCAGAAG TATTCTGCAAGATGCTTGGATGGTGGTGCATTCAGAGGTCGATCAAAAGATGGAAATGTAGACCATAACCATAACTTCAGAATGGACAGCCGTATTCAACTTGAGAACCAGAATGCTTTTGAGGGTGATACATCTAGAGGCATCAAGAGAAAATCGTCTGCTATGTCAACACATCCTCAATGCAAACAAATCACTAAGAGATTGCGGACACCAAATAGAGAAGGAAGGTACTCAGAGCTGGTTGATAGAGGTTTTTTCCCTTTGGCTGAAAAGGTAGATGCTGTTGATTCCCCATGCTTTATGCTGGGTGGGAAATACATGGATGCTAGTCATAAAGGGCATACTAGAACAACTGAAGAATTTAGTGACACAGAGAGTATCTCATCTTCTGTTGGTAGTTCTAGTCCTAACAGTACCCCCCATAGATCACAGTATTATAATTTGGTCTACCAAAGTGGAGATACCTGTAGTAGAACTGATGATGATGAAGCTTCTACATCTGAAAGAGAAACATCAGAACATGATAACGATGGATCGAGGGAAGAAACCCATTTGTTGGAAGAAACCCATTTGCTGGAATTACATGCTTATCGTTCAACAATGTTAGCTTTGTATGCTTGTGGGTCAATTAGCTGGGAGCAAGAGGCTTTGTTGACTAACCTAAGGTTAACACTGAACATCTCAACTGATGAACACCTAGCTGAATTGAGGAGTTTGGTTACCCATGCTGTTACTTCCAGATAG